Proteins from one Syntrophaceae bacterium genomic window:
- a CDS encoding protein phosphatase, translated as MTKPLNVPFPRSYWVAPDTFLAGFYPGDRNRRAMEQRLSALLECGIRHIVNLMEEDETDHDGKPFRSYETLVQGIADQFGFQVACERTPIRDLGIPARETMVKILDGIDSAIAADRPVYVHCWGGRGRTGTVVGCWLVRHGIANGTIALNHIHELRRFEATAHSPSPETQPQRQMVLTWKRGE; from the coding sequence ATGACCAAACCTTTGAATGTTCCTTTTCCAAGGTCCTACTGGGTGGCCCCCGACACATTCCTTGCCGGCTTCTACCCCGGGGACCGGAACCGCCGAGCCATGGAGCAGAGACTAAGTGCTCTCCTGGAATGCGGCATCCGGCACATTGTGAACCTGATGGAGGAGGACGAGACGGATCACGACGGAAAACCATTCAGATCTTACGAGACCCTCGTCCAAGGTATCGCGGACCAGTTCGGTTTTCAGGTAGCCTGTGAGCGGACCCCGATCCGGGATCTCGGCATTCCTGCCAGAGAAACGATGGTGAAGATTCTTGATGGGATCGACAGTGCAATTGCTGCGGATCGTCCCGTTTACGTTCACTGCTGGGGTGGCCGCGGCCGGACAGGCACCGTCGTGGGATGCTGGCTTGTCCGGCATGGCATTGCTAACGGCACTATAGCCCTCAACCATATCCACGAACTCCGGCGATTTGAAGCGACGGCTCATTCACCGTCGCCGGAAACGCAGCCGCAGAGGCAGATGGTTCTGACTTGGAAGCGGGGCGAATAG
- a CDS encoding DUF262 domain-containing protein produces the protein MKISTILDHIDGGHMALPEFQRGYVWNRDQVRGFFDSLYRRHPVGGLLVWATESNSATHRGDGRLAAGIVKLLLDGQQRITSLYGVVRGRPPEFFDGNAQAFTGLRFHLETETFEFYQPLKMQDDPLWIDVTELLMKGTAGLGEFVGRLTSQSALSDKVGEYVGRLSRLLGIIDIVLHVEEVTGTDKSLDVVVEIFNRVNSGGTKLSKGDLALAKICADWPEARDTMKSHLKGWASADYRFNLDWLLRSVNTVLTGEAKFQFLHDKNATEIQDGLKRAVKHIDTCLNLISGRLGLDHDQVFFGRFGVPVMVRYLDQRSGLLDEKERDRLMFWFVQAGMWGRFSGSTESYIDQDLAVLEGNKDGLDKLLKQLRLWHGGLQVEPGHFTGWSLGARFYPVLYMLTRMGQARDWGTGLPLKASLLGKMSHLEVHHIFPKARLYKHSYKRPEVNAVANFCFLTKDTNLSISDRLPEDYFPEIEKAHPGALASQWIPTDPELWKIANFRDFLEARKILLAQEVNKQMEELLHGDTRWLVGPVTAVPAAPVIVGGITSEEEEEQLEALNHWMEDQQLPRGILAYDFSDSDTGQQRAVFDLAWPNGIQAELSQPVAVLLNEGTEVLAIASQAGFRFFTNVSDFQNYVKTEILGLDQQLGVA, from the coding sequence GTGAAAATTTCGACCATTCTCGATCACATCGACGGCGGTCATATGGCATTGCCTGAATTTCAGCGAGGCTACGTCTGGAACCGCGACCAAGTTCGCGGATTTTTTGATTCGCTTTACCGTCGTCATCCCGTGGGGGGGCTCCTGGTGTGGGCCACCGAGTCCAATTCGGCTACCCATCGCGGTGACGGCCGGCTGGCAGCGGGTATCGTAAAACTTCTTCTCGACGGGCAACAGCGTATCACTTCGCTTTATGGAGTTGTCAGAGGAAGACCGCCAGAGTTTTTCGATGGGAATGCGCAGGCTTTTACAGGCCTTCGGTTTCATCTTGAGACTGAGACGTTCGAATTTTACCAACCGCTGAAAATGCAGGATGACCCACTCTGGATTGATGTCACAGAACTTTTGATGAAAGGCACAGCCGGGCTTGGCGAATTTGTTGGTCGCCTGACTTCTCAATCGGCCCTCTCTGACAAAGTCGGCGAATATGTCGGACGCCTTAGTCGCTTGCTCGGAATCATAGATATCGTTCTACATGTGGAAGAAGTTACAGGAACCGACAAGTCGCTGGATGTTGTCGTGGAGATCTTCAACCGGGTTAACAGCGGAGGCACGAAACTCTCGAAGGGTGATCTGGCCCTGGCCAAGATTTGTGCGGATTGGCCTGAGGCCCGTGACACCATGAAGAGTCATCTCAAGGGTTGGGCTAGCGCGGATTACCGTTTCAACCTCGACTGGCTGCTTCGCTCCGTGAACACGGTGTTAACCGGAGAGGCGAAGTTCCAGTTCCTGCATGACAAGAACGCGACGGAGATTCAGGACGGTTTGAAACGGGCCGTCAAGCACATCGACACCTGCCTGAACCTGATCAGCGGAAGACTGGGCCTTGACCATGATCAGGTCTTCTTCGGTCGTTTCGGAGTGCCGGTGATGGTTCGCTATCTCGACCAACGAAGCGGCCTGTTGGACGAGAAGGAACGAGACAGGCTGATGTTCTGGTTCGTTCAAGCAGGCATGTGGGGGCGATTCTCCGGATCGACGGAATCCTACATTGACCAGGACTTGGCAGTGCTGGAAGGAAACAAAGATGGCTTGGATAAGCTGTTAAAACAGTTGCGTCTCTGGCATGGCGGCCTGCAGGTTGAACCAGGACATTTTACTGGCTGGAGCCTGGGTGCCCGTTTCTATCCCGTTCTTTACATGCTGACAAGGATGGGACAGGCACGGGATTGGGGGACAGGACTCCCTCTGAAGGCCAGTTTGCTCGGGAAAATGAGTCATCTTGAAGTGCATCATATCTTCCCGAAAGCGAGGCTATACAAGCACAGCTACAAACGCCCGGAAGTCAATGCCGTGGCCAATTTCTGCTTCCTTACCAAAGACACAAATCTCAGCATCAGCGACCGGCTGCCGGAGGACTATTTCCCAGAAATTGAGAAAGCGCATCCCGGCGCCTTGGCATCCCAGTGGATTCCGACGGATCCTGAGTTGTGGAAGATAGCGAACTTCCGTGATTTTTTAGAAGCTCGAAAAATACTCCTGGCGCAGGAAGTAAACAAGCAAATGGAAGAATTGCTGCACGGTGACACACGCTGGCTTGTAGGTCCTGTAACTGCCGTTCCTGCAGCCCCAGTAATCGTTGGAGGAATTACAAGCGAAGAAGAGGAAGAACAGCTCGAAGCCTTGAACCATTGGATGGAAGATCAGCAGCTTCCTCGTGGAATACTCGCTTATGATTTTTCCGATTCGGACACAGGTCAACAGAGGGCCGTATTCGATCTGGCATGGCCGAATGGCATCCAGGCAGAACTCAGTCAGCCGGTTGCTGTGCTTTTAAATGAAGGAACGGAAGTACTTGCTATAGCGAGCCAAGCCGGATTTCGTTTTTTTACGAATGTGTCTGACTTTCAAAACTACGTAAAGACGGAGATTTTGGGGCTGGATCAACAGCTTGGGGTAGCGTAG
- a CDS encoding N-6 DNA methylase, with translation MSQLEHIEAIEKRLWTAADTLRANSNYASNEYFLPVMGLVFLRHAYSRYLAVKDTIEANLPTRGGKTRPVTKADFSQKSAIFLQPKAQFDHLVALTDSDDRATAIIDAMKSIEEDYQNLKDILPKGEYKELDNAVLGQLLRTLNPEELKQVSGDVFGRIYEYFLTQFADQKAHDGGEFFTPVSLVSLIANVLAPEGGIVLDPACGSGGMFVQSARFVERRHENPVDRLTFFGLEKNATTIRLAKMNLAVHGLEGNIQKAITYYEDPHELLGKADFVMANPPFNVDEIDADKVKSDPRLPFGLPGVNKKGKVQNGNYIWISYFYSYLNDHGRAGFVMSSQASSAGRDEAKVRQQLVETGDLDIMIAIRSNFFYTRTVPCELWFLNRAKPETHRDKVLMMDARNIYRKVTRKIYDFSPEQEQNILAIVWLYRGQTERYLDLVARYCWRMLIEGAACFTAQDDDGGSIELLPDFIASLAKLRSAIEPFLKNLDKDAPHVEALKELDDAIPMFKADMEVFRKALTEQQAAWAKQKTTNGELKKAVDRLAPLAESSRDLVKQTDMIYKLACRLIDTCENECAAKGSEDWANREINRARKAADEARALAVEQLKQVRYFWRQAHWLTERFPEAELRDVEGLVKLVDRAEIEAKDWSLTPGRYVGVAPEEEDENFDFEETLRDIHVELEDLNAEAVQLAATIKKNFEELGV, from the coding sequence GTGTCACAACTCGAACATATTGAAGCGATTGAAAAAAGGCTCTGGACCGCAGCGGATACCCTGCGGGCTAATTCCAATTACGCCAGCAACGAATACTTCCTGCCTGTCATGGGGCTCGTCTTTCTGCGCCACGCCTACAGCCGCTATCTGGCCGTGAAAGACACCATCGAAGCGAACCTTCCCACACGCGGCGGCAAGACAAGGCCGGTCACCAAAGCAGACTTCTCGCAAAAGAGCGCCATCTTTCTCCAACCCAAGGCCCAGTTCGATCATCTGGTCGCGCTGACCGACAGCGACGACCGGGCCACGGCCATCATCGATGCAATGAAGTCCATCGAGGAGGACTATCAAAACCTAAAGGACATACTACCGAAGGGTGAATATAAGGAGCTCGACAACGCTGTCCTCGGCCAGCTCTTGCGCACCCTCAATCCGGAAGAACTCAAACAGGTCTCGGGCGACGTGTTCGGCCGCATCTATGAATACTTTCTCACCCAGTTCGCCGACCAGAAGGCTCATGACGGCGGCGAGTTCTTCACCCCCGTCTCGCTGGTATCGCTCATCGCCAACGTACTTGCGCCGGAGGGTGGCATCGTGCTGGATCCGGCCTGCGGCTCGGGCGGCATGTTCGTCCAGAGCGCCCGCTTCGTCGAGCGCCGCCACGAAAACCCGGTGGACAGGCTCACCTTCTTCGGCCTGGAGAAGAACGCCACCACCATCCGCCTGGCCAAGATGAACCTCGCGGTCCACGGCCTGGAAGGCAACATCCAGAAGGCCATCACCTACTACGAAGACCCCCACGAGTTGCTGGGCAAGGCCGATTTCGTCATGGCCAATCCGCCCTTCAACGTGGACGAGATCGACGCCGACAAAGTCAAGAGCGACCCGCGCCTGCCCTTCGGCCTGCCCGGCGTCAACAAGAAGGGCAAGGTCCAAAACGGCAACTATATCTGGATAAGCTACTTCTACAGCTACCTCAACGACCATGGCCGGGCGGGATTTGTCATGTCCAGCCAGGCCTCCAGCGCCGGGCGGGATGAAGCCAAGGTCCGCCAGCAACTGGTCGAGACCGGCGACTTGGATATCATGATCGCCATCCGTTCCAACTTCTTCTACACCCGCACTGTTCCCTGCGAGCTCTGGTTCCTCAACCGCGCCAAGCCCGAAACGCACCGCGACAAGGTGCTGATGATGGACGCCCGCAACATCTACCGCAAGGTCACCCGCAAGATCTACGACTTCAGCCCGGAGCAGGAGCAGAATATCCTGGCCATCGTCTGGCTCTATCGGGGCCAGACCGAGCGCTATCTCGACCTCGTGGCGCGCTATTGCTGGCGCATGCTGATCGAGGGCGCAGCTTGCTTCACCGCCCAAGATGATGACGGCGGTTCAATCGAACTACTGCCGGATTTTATTGCATCGCTGGCAAAACTGCGCAGTGCCATCGAGCCGTTCCTCAAGAACCTGGACAAGGACGCGCCCCATGTCGAGGCGCTCAAGGAACTGGACGACGCCATCCCGATGTTCAAGGCGGACATGGAGGTGTTTCGGAAGGCCCTTACCGAACAGCAGGCGGCATGGGCGAAGCAAAAGACGACCAATGGTGAATTAAAGAAAGCCGTGGATCGTCTGGCGCCGCTCGCCGAAAGCAGTCGCGATCTGGTCAAGCAAACGGACATGATCTACAAGCTTGCCTGCCGCCTGATTGATACTTGCGAGAACGAATGCGCCGCCAAGGGCAGCGAAGACTGGGCCAATCGTGAGATCAACCGCGCCCGCAAGGCCGCCGATGAGGCCCGCGCCCTGGCGGTGGAACAACTCAAGCAGGTCCGCTACTTCTGGCGTCAGGCCCACTGGCTCACCGAACGCTTCCCCGAGGCCGAGCTTCGCGATGTCGAAGGGCTGGTCAAATTGGTGGATCGGGCCGAGATCGAGGCCAAAGACTGGAGTCTCACCCCGGGCCGCTATGTCGGCGTCGCTCCTGAAGAAGAGGACGAGAATTTCGACTTTGAGGAGACATTGCGCGATATCCATGTTGAACTGGAGGATCTGAACGCCGAGGCGGTACAACTGGCTGCGACGATTAAGAAGAATTTCGAGGAGCTGGGGGTATGA
- a CDS encoding restriction endonuclease subunit S encodes MKGASKKTLDDVCEFIIDCLHATAPVQDEGYPLIRTPNIGRGRLQLDGVYRVSEDTYTKWTRRATPMANDLILAREAPAGNVAIVKNGQTVCLGQRTVHLRPDPQMVDPDFLCYFLLAPPQQGLLLAGETGATAKHVNMKDIRQLSLRHMPRLEEQRRSGRILAAYDDLIENNRRRIQLLEQAARLLYKEWFVHLRFPGHEHTKITDGVPEGWEKITIGESASFLSRGITPKYDDNAPGLVINQKCIRNRMVSLDLARRHSNQVPSTKIVQFGDMLINSTGAGTLGRVAQFLYEADGYTVDSHITIVRPREDIPVHYFGLCLASLESYIATLGRGATNQTELSKDDIAALEIIRPSSGHAQMFEKKVALFFRQIYILLGQVKKLSQARDLLLPRLMNGDYAV; translated from the coding sequence ATGAAAGGCGCCTCAAAAAAAACTTTAGACGACGTATGTGAATTCATTATTGACTGCTTACATGCTACGGCACCTGTGCAAGACGAGGGCTATCCTCTCATACGTACGCCAAATATTGGACGCGGACGTCTCCAGCTTGACGGCGTCTATCGTGTTTCGGAAGATACCTACACAAAGTGGACACGTCGTGCTACGCCGATGGCAAATGACCTGATCCTTGCCCGTGAAGCACCAGCAGGTAACGTGGCCATCGTCAAAAATGGGCAAACTGTCTGCTTGGGGCAAAGAACTGTTCACCTTAGGCCAGATCCTCAGATGGTTGATCCTGACTTCCTCTGCTACTTTCTGCTTGCGCCGCCACAACAGGGACTTCTTCTCGCTGGCGAGACAGGAGCGACTGCCAAGCACGTCAACATGAAGGATATTCGCCAGTTATCATTGAGACATATGCCTAGATTGGAAGAGCAGCGGCGCTCTGGGCGAATATTGGCCGCCTATGATGACCTGATCGAGAACAACCGACGGAGGATTCAATTGCTGGAGCAGGCAGCGCGGCTGCTCTACAAGGAATGGTTCGTCCACCTCCGCTTCCCCGGCCATGAACACACCAAAATCACTGACGGTGTGCCGGAGGGGTGGGAGAAGATCACTATTGGAGAATCGGCCTCTTTTTTAAGTCGAGGTATAACTCCAAAATATGACGACAATGCACCAGGGCTTGTTATCAACCAGAAGTGTATAAGGAATCGAATGGTAAGCCTTGATCTAGCCCGTCGACATTCTAATCAAGTGCCTTCAACAAAGATTGTTCAATTCGGAGATATGTTGATCAATTCTACAGGTGCGGGAACACTTGGTCGGGTTGCTCAGTTCTTGTATGAAGCTGATGGATACACAGTTGACTCACATATCACGATTGTCCGTCCCCGAGAGGACATCCCAGTCCACTACTTCGGTTTGTGCTTAGCGAGTTTAGAATCTTACATTGCGACATTAGGCCGTGGTGCGACTAACCAGACAGAACTTTCAAAAGACGATATTGCCGCGCTTGAGATAATCCGCCCATCATCCGGCCATGCACAAATGTTCGAAAAAAAAGTGGCACTATTTTTTCGTCAAATTTATATTTTATTGGGACAGGTTAAAAAGCTAAGCCAAGCCCGCGATCTACTTCTCCCGCGCCTCATGAACGGCGACTATGCGGTATGA
- a CDS encoding ATP-binding protein, translated as MATAEQIKSLIRSYLGDDPERFYSIALQMAAHEAKQGHIALAHDIRDIVDKARKAKGAVILQFPKDMLGLVLSERPDIAKSALVIPTALEERIARIINEYRQQNKLKAYGLTHRRKVLLIGPPGTGKTMTARVLAHELHLPLYTIQVDRLVTKFMGETGAKLRQIFDLIKSEEGVYLFDEFDAIGGERSFENDVGEMRRVLNSFLQFIEQDSSDSLVVAATNSPRLLDRALFRRFDDVLYYEQPTDKERKRLIENILGTYLASRFTWKQVIDDSSNLSHAEIDQACRDAIKNAILMERKKVNASELLDRLNERRDARKGLRE; from the coding sequence ATGGCGACTGCTGAACAGATAAAATCCCTGATTCGCTCCTATCTCGGAGATGACCCCGAGCGTTTCTACTCGATCGCTTTGCAGATGGCTGCTCACGAGGCCAAACAGGGCCATATAGCCTTGGCTCATGATATACGCGACATCGTGGACAAGGCCAGGAAGGCCAAAGGGGCAGTAATCCTGCAGTTTCCAAAGGACATGTTGGGTCTGGTGCTCTCCGAGAGGCCAGATATTGCCAAGTCTGCCCTAGTGATTCCCACAGCCCTCGAAGAACGCATTGCACGGATCATTAACGAATATAGGCAACAGAACAAACTCAAGGCCTATGGTTTGACACATCGCCGGAAAGTGCTGCTGATCGGCCCGCCTGGCACGGGCAAAACCATGACTGCTAGGGTGTTGGCGCATGAACTGCACTTGCCGTTGTACACAATCCAGGTAGACCGTCTAGTCACCAAGTTCATGGGAGAAACTGGCGCCAAGCTGCGCCAGATATTTGACCTCATTAAGAGTGAAGAAGGTGTGTATCTTTTTGATGAATTTGATGCCATTGGTGGAGAGCGATCCTTTGAAAACGACGTGGGCGAGATGCGCCGCGTCCTGAATTCCTTTTTACAATTTATCGAACAGGATTCGTCCGACAGTCTAGTAGTAGCCGCAACCAACAGCCCAAGACTTCTGGACCGAGCACTTTTCAGGCGATTTGATGACGTACTGTACTACGAACAGCCGACCGATAAAGAACGTAAGCGTTTGATAGAAAATATTTTAGGAACCTATTTGGCCTCTCGCTTTACTTGGAAGCAGGTGATTGATGACAGCAGCAATCTGAGCCATGCTGAGATCGACCAAGCATGCCGCGATGCCATTAAGAATGCCATTTTGATGGAACGAAAAAAGGTGAATGCGTCCGAATTGCTCGACAGACTAAATGAGCGCAGGGACGCACGCAAAGGGCTGCGGGAGTAA
- a CDS encoding S8 family peptidase, with protein sequence MAGNRLSHIVLRDRPENTDFISARSSGGGRSIPSRQRDSHSAYLKSRLEQAWRSVEDERAVAHIERDGVYIEFKSDPGADLVTKSLEDMKSKKVRLLNIRTEKETITDDKTNQPKEVVTTYATVFIANEKKEHFLKKIEEYAEQDTPKGHWKNADLINSIADIRKALAIDSFWQDDKSLIPGDTPNWCEIWLSNDTEEVISRFNNLLNRLEIPSKNGIIRFPERAVKVVLTNRAQLEQLSALSDDIAEYRLGKSTAEFWTGLRNKDQAEWVQNLLKRTRYEQSPGVSVCLLDTGVNHGHPLISPVLSDGDCQAVDSAWGSHDHDKHGTLMAGVAAYGDLVKALSGSGPIYLRHCLESVKILPPVGSNPTELWGYVTSQGVSLSEIEAPDRKRVHCMAVAADDTRDRGRPSSWSGQLDQIIAGTDDDIRRLMIVSAGNTDPSGWAQYPAAQLTDSIHDPGQSWNALTVGAYTKMDTILDPSLQGYSPVAPQSGLSPFSTTSFCWEDNKWPIKPEIVLEGGNAARDTSGFTTECDDLSLLSTYYNPLTSHFHPFNMTSAATAQAAWMAAQIQIQYPDLWPETIRALVVHSANWPDGLWNQFSGDGSKTAIKKLLSTCGYGVPNLERALFSASNFLTLIAQAELNPFDKKRDDTGNAKSGYRTKDMHLYELPWPKEVLRSMPDHIEVEMRVTLSYFIEPGPGEIGWQDRYRYASHALRFDLKSPTETKEQFVKRINKAAREEEEGHPGTQSASDHWKIGQARNRGSIHSDIWQGTASELAESNIIAIAPRIGWWRERAHLGRWNRRARYSLVVSIMTPEERIDVYTPVANQVGISVPIEVTT encoded by the coding sequence ATGGCGGGGAATCGGCTTTCACACATTGTTCTTCGGGATAGGCCTGAAAACACTGACTTTATCAGCGCCCGATCCAGTGGTGGGGGAAGGAGCATCCCGTCGCGTCAGCGCGACTCACATAGCGCCTATTTAAAAAGTAGATTGGAACAGGCGTGGCGATCAGTTGAAGACGAACGCGCGGTTGCTCACATCGAACGTGATGGCGTGTACATTGAATTCAAAAGCGATCCTGGTGCTGATCTGGTGACCAAAAGCCTCGAGGATATGAAGTCCAAGAAGGTACGTTTGCTTAATATCAGGACCGAGAAGGAGACAATTACTGACGATAAAACAAATCAACCGAAAGAAGTGGTCACTACTTACGCGACGGTTTTTATTGCCAATGAAAAGAAAGAGCACTTCTTAAAAAAGATAGAGGAATATGCTGAACAGGACACTCCGAAGGGCCATTGGAAGAACGCCGATCTAATTAACAGTATTGCGGATATTAGAAAAGCACTGGCGATTGATTCATTCTGGCAGGACGATAAATCATTGATCCCTGGTGACACGCCCAACTGGTGCGAGATTTGGTTGAGTAACGATACGGAGGAAGTCATATCCCGTTTCAATAATCTTTTAAACCGGTTGGAGATCCCATCAAAGAATGGCATTATCCGGTTTCCAGAACGGGCTGTTAAGGTTGTGTTGACTAATCGAGCGCAGTTGGAGCAGCTTTCGGCGTTGTCCGATGACATCGCTGAATATCGTCTGGGCAAAAGTACAGCCGAATTCTGGACTGGGTTGCGAAACAAGGACCAGGCCGAATGGGTACAAAATCTGCTGAAAAGAACAAGATATGAGCAGTCACCGGGTGTTTCCGTGTGTCTCCTTGATACCGGTGTGAACCATGGTCATCCACTCATTTCGCCGGTATTAAGCGATGGCGACTGCCAGGCTGTAGATTCGGCTTGGGGATCCCACGATCACGATAAACACGGTACCCTTATGGCAGGGGTTGCCGCCTACGGCGATTTGGTCAAAGCCCTGTCGGGCAGTGGACCTATCTATCTCAGGCACTGCCTTGAATCGGTCAAGATCCTTCCTCCGGTCGGTTCGAATCCAACCGAATTATGGGGATACGTCACATCGCAAGGTGTCAGCCTGTCTGAAATCGAGGCGCCTGATCGAAAGCGTGTCCATTGTATGGCTGTGGCTGCCGATGACACCCGTGACCGAGGTCGTCCAAGTTCCTGGTCCGGGCAACTGGATCAGATCATAGCTGGTACAGATGATGATATAAGAAGACTAATGATCGTGAGCGCTGGCAATACAGACCCGTCCGGCTGGGCACAATATCCAGCTGCCCAACTAACCGACTCAATTCACGATCCGGGCCAATCGTGGAATGCATTGACGGTTGGCGCCTACACGAAGATGGATACGATTCTGGACCCATCGCTTCAAGGCTATAGCCCAGTCGCTCCCCAAAGTGGGCTTTCTCCCTTTTCAACAACATCTTTCTGCTGGGAAGACAATAAGTGGCCGATCAAACCGGAAATCGTTTTGGAAGGTGGTAATGCGGCGCGCGATACGAGCGGCTTCACAACAGAGTGCGATGATCTATCACTGCTCTCCACATATTACAATCCTCTGACAAGCCATTTTCATCCATTTAATATGACAAGCGCTGCCACTGCTCAGGCCGCCTGGATGGCTGCTCAGATTCAGATACAGTACCCGGATCTCTGGCCGGAAACGATTCGTGCCCTTGTCGTGCACTCAGCCAATTGGCCGGACGGCCTTTGGAATCAGTTTTCTGGTGATGGATCCAAGACCGCTATAAAGAAACTGCTTAGCACTTGCGGCTATGGTGTACCGAACCTGGAGCGAGCACTGTTCAGTGCTTCGAATTTTCTGACCTTGATTGCACAGGCTGAGCTTAATCCGTTTGACAAGAAAAGAGATGATACAGGTAATGCGAAATCTGGTTACCGAACCAAGGACATGCACCTATATGAGTTGCCTTGGCCCAAGGAAGTGTTGCGCAGCATGCCAGATCATATAGAAGTGGAGATGAGGGTCACGCTCTCTTATTTTATTGAGCCTGGTCCGGGCGAAATCGGCTGGCAGGACCGTTATCGCTATGCATCCCACGCATTGCGTTTTGATTTGAAATCTCCCACTGAAACCAAAGAACAGTTTGTCAAGCGCATCAATAAAGCAGCCAGGGAAGAAGAAGAGGGACATCCTGGTACACAGAGCGCTTCTGACCACTGGAAAATTGGCCAAGCGCGAAACAGGGGTTCCATTCATTCAGATATTTGGCAAGGGACAGCATCCGAATTGGCGGAATCCAATATTATCGCCATTGCCCCTCGCATTGGCTGGTGGCGCGAGCGCGCTCATCTGGGGCGATGGAACCGCAGGGCAAGGTATTCCCTGGTGGTTTCAATCATGACACCGGAAGAACGCATCGATGTGTACACACCCGTTGCCAATCAAGTCGGAATCAGCGTGCCGATTGAAGTCACCACGTGA